Proteins co-encoded in one Coregonus clupeaformis isolate EN_2021a chromosome 5, ASM2061545v1, whole genome shotgun sequence genomic window:
- the LOC121568199 gene encoding olfactory receptor 8I2-like, with translation MVFNSSQEIMFVLHGLNVTQTNKHIYFGFTLILYLFTIFVNLTLIINIFLEKMLHEPMYLFLCNLCINGSYGASAFYPKILYDLLFDSHVITYIGCMTQIFVIYSYAFCEFTSLTVMAYDRYVAICKPLQYHSIMTTRKVWTLLLLTWLFSWLESSIGMGLTASLPLCGVYIDKLYCSNWAVVKLSCVDTTLINLYGFILTFSHVSQTILILISYVNIIKASLRSRAERRKFMQTCLPHLITLTNFTISITFDVMYARYGSNTSLLALRNIMAVEFLVVPPLVNPIIYGMKLTQIRNRVGQMFNRKFAALR, from the coding sequence ATGGTGTTCAACTCCTCCCAGGAGATAATGTTTGTGCTGCATGGACTGAACgtgacacagacaaacaaacacatcTACTTCGGATTTACTCTCATCCTATACCTCTTCACCATTTTTGTCAATCTGACACTGATCATTAACATTTTTCTGGAGAAAATGTTGCACGAACCTATGTATTTATTCCTCTGTAATCTGTGTATTAATGGTAGCTATGGCGCTTCAGCTTTCTACCCAAAGATACTTTATGACCTTTTATTTGACTCTCATGTGATAACATACATTGGGTGCATGACCCAGATATTTGTCATCTACTCCTACGCTTTCTGTGAATTCACCAGCTTGACAGTGATGGCATATGACAGGTATGTTGCCATCTGCAAGCCGTTACAATACCACTCTATCATGACCACTCGAAAAGTATGGACACTGCTTCTTCTTACGTGGCTTTTCTCATGGCTAGAAAGTAGCATTGGTATGGGACTAACAGCTAGTTTACCTCTCTGTGGCGTCTACATCGATAAACTCTACTGCTCAAACTGGGCGGTCGTGAAGCTTTCATGCGTGGACACCACACTGATCAACCTCTACGGCTTCATTCTCACGTTTTCTCACGTCTCTCAAACGATACTCATCCTGATTTCCTATGTGAACATCATCAAAGCGTCTTTGCGTTCCCGGGCGGAGAGGAGAAAGTTCATGCAGACCTGTCTGCCTCATCTGATCACCCTGACTAACTTTACCATATCCATCACCTTCGATGTGATGTACGCTCGCTATGGCAGCAACACCAGTCTGCTGGCCCTGAGGAATATCATGGCGGTGGAGTTCCTAGTTGTGCCTCCTCTGGTAAACCCTATCATATACGGGATGAAACTCACTCAGATTCGGAATAGAGTTGGACAGATGTTCAACCGTAAATTTGCTGCCCTAAGATAA